In Leisingera methylohalidivorans DSM 14336, a single genomic region encodes these proteins:
- a CDS encoding TRAP transporter substrate-binding protein gives MTFPFYRPLTRATLAAGLCLSSTVAMADTVLTMSSWAPATSTLSTEFLDSFAADVARVTDDRVTVRILPAALGAPPQHYELARKGIADITWGNLTYEPERFKVMWFCELPMSGESGEAGSIALWRTFDTYLKDMPVFDGTHMLAVSLFGGADVHDAHRALVTPEDFRNQKIRMGNPLQKTLLEKMGAIPVAAPATKAFELIDSGVIDGSLHPIESIIGFGLQDALPFTTEVEGGLYDAMFFLAINQGKWDSISDEDRAAISEITGEALSAKWGAFWDGENATAREKLVAMGHTFATPEPALTDMIRKVRTDFLDQWYADGPDFGLPNAKEVVVFFESNYAEISEAAQ, from the coding sequence ATGACCTTTCCGTTTTACCGTCCCCTCACACGCGCCACCCTCGCGGCCGGTCTGTGTTTATCGTCCACGGTGGCGATGGCCGATACGGTCCTGACGATGTCCAGTTGGGCACCGGCTACATCCACACTATCGACTGAATTTCTGGACAGCTTCGCCGCCGACGTTGCCCGCGTGACCGACGACCGCGTAACCGTTCGCATTCTGCCCGCTGCCCTTGGCGCGCCGCCTCAGCACTACGAACTGGCCCGCAAGGGCATTGCGGATATCACATGGGGTAACCTCACCTACGAACCTGAACGGTTCAAGGTCATGTGGTTTTGTGAATTGCCCATGTCCGGCGAAAGCGGTGAAGCCGGTTCAATCGCACTGTGGCGCACGTTCGATACCTATCTGAAGGATATGCCGGTCTTCGACGGCACACACATGCTGGCCGTATCTCTGTTCGGCGGTGCCGATGTCCATGACGCGCATAGGGCGCTGGTCACGCCAGAGGATTTTCGCAACCAAAAGATCCGCATGGGCAACCCGCTGCAAAAGACCCTTCTGGAAAAGATGGGCGCAATCCCCGTCGCCGCACCGGCCACAAAAGCATTCGAGCTGATCGATTCCGGCGTCATCGATGGCTCGCTTCATCCCATCGAGTCGATTATTGGCTTCGGCCTTCAGGACGCCTTGCCCTTTACGACCGAGGTCGAGGGCGGTCTTTACGATGCTATGTTCTTTCTGGCCATCAATCAGGGAAAGTGGGACAGTATCAGCGACGAAGACCGTGCGGCCATCTCTGAAATCACCGGAGAGGCACTTTCTGCCAAATGGGGCGCATTCTGGGACGGTGAGAACGCCACTGCCCGTGAAAAACTGGTCGCGATGGGCCACACCTTTGCCACGCCAGAGCCCGCGCTGACCGATATGATCCGCAAGGTCAGAACAGACTTTCTGGACCAGTGGTACGCGGACGGCCCCGACTTTGGCCTGCCCAACGCAAAAGAGGTCGTGGTATTTTTCGAAAGCAACTACGCCGAAATTTCCGAGGCGGCACAATGA
- a CDS encoding DUF3237 domain-containing protein has protein sequence MTAFSAAAPRLLPCWEAHVDIAPAQTNGPGPFGNRNVVPIIGGRFAGQIAPETDEPVVFCGVVLPGGFDLQRERADGCKELEAIYHMQTDDGITVEIRNLALLTYDAAGKLHYARCRIFAEAPAGRMNWLNERVFVGSLEVVRPQEQVLIRSFVLV, from the coding sequence ATGACCGCTTTCTCCGCCGCCGCCCCTCGCTTGCTGCCCTGCTGGGAGGCCCACGTCGACATCGCGCCGGCCCAGACCAACGGCCCCGGCCCCTTCGGCAACCGCAATGTAGTGCCGATCATCGGTGGCCGGTTTGCAGGGCAAATCGCGCCTGAAACTGACGAACCCGTTGTTTTCTGCGGCGTGGTTTTGCCCGGCGGCTTCGATCTGCAACGCGAACGCGCCGACGGTTGCAAGGAACTGGAGGCCATCTATCACATGCAGACCGACGATGGCATCACGGTCGAAATCCGAAATTTGGCACTGCTGACTTACGATGCCGCCGGCAAACTGCATTACGCTCGCTGCCGGATTTTTGCTGAAGCACCGGCAGGAAGGATGAACTGGTTGAATGAGCGTGTTTTTGTCGGCTCGTTGGAGGTCGTTCGGCCGCAAGAACAGGTTTTGATCCGATCTTTCGTTCTGGTCTGA
- a CDS encoding alpha/beta fold hydrolase, with translation MITRNNVVVSGAAGGRPLVFIHGFGCDQSMWRQIVPSLAEDFRIVTYDLTGMGQSDLSAYEPGRYAGLEAHTEDLLAIIDELELEKAVLIGHSIGATIALLAANRAPEKISRIVLVSPTPCFLNDGPHGYHGGFSQGDLEELISFLDENHLGWSAQMAPTIAGQPAGAPAADELTQSFCRTDPAIARHFGRVTFFADERPAFERAACPALILHCDDDALVPMQVAEWMRDRMPGATLKVLKATGHCPHMTVPSDVVAAIRGYLKDI, from the coding sequence ATGATCACGCGAAACAACGTTGTCGTTTCCGGTGCGGCCGGCGGCCGGCCGCTCGTTTTCATCCATGGCTTTGGATGTGACCAGTCGATGTGGCGGCAGATTGTGCCGAGCCTTGCCGAAGATTTCCGGATCGTGACCTACGACCTGACGGGCATGGGACAGTCGGATCTCTCTGCTTACGAGCCGGGGCGCTACGCCGGACTTGAGGCACATACTGAGGATCTGCTGGCGATCATCGATGAGCTTGAGCTTGAAAAAGCGGTACTGATCGGGCACTCCATCGGTGCAACAATTGCGTTGCTTGCGGCCAACCGGGCGCCCGAAAAGATCTCCCGGATTGTTCTTGTATCTCCGACACCGTGTTTTCTCAACGACGGACCCCACGGGTATCACGGGGGGTTTTCTCAAGGAGACCTTGAGGAGCTGATCTCGTTCCTGGACGAGAACCATCTGGGATGGTCTGCGCAAATGGCCCCGACGATCGCCGGTCAGCCGGCAGGCGCTCCCGCAGCTGACGAGCTCACCCAAAGCTTTTGCCGCACCGATCCCGCCATCGCCCGGCATTTTGGCCGTGTGACTTTTTTCGCGGATGAGCGGCCGGCTTTTGAAAGGGCAGCATGTCCTGCCCTGATCCTGCATTGCGACGATGATGCTCTCGTGCCGATGCAGGTTGCGGAGTGGATGCGTGACCGGATGCCAGGCGCGACCCTGAAGGTGCTGAAGGCCACCGGCCACTGCCCTCATATGACTGTACCCTCTGACGTGGTCGCCGCAATCCGCGGCTACCTCAAAGACATCTGA
- a CDS encoding TRAP transporter large permease translates to MFLGLTALASILLLAFLRVPLGIALLTVSLIGLSALYGPALAGNMLAMTISENAFSYDLAVLPMFLLMGNLLAATGISGDLFRAANAFLGARKGGLALATMVSCAGFASVCGSSFATAATMAKVAYPSMKEFGYADRLSSATIAAGGTLGILIPPSTILMLYGILTETSIGDLFIAGVLPGLLGLFLNAAVVMVICHLRPQDAPRSPSVPFDQKMRSLLGVWPFCTLFALIIGGIYFRLFTPTEAAGLGAGFAILIPLLQRRLSFAILSKAFAETVTTSVMLYVVLFGAMLLAKLISVSGIGEAIQGLLVGSGLNSYQTLFCVLAVFLVLGCVMDSLAIILICVPLFSPIVLAFDMDLVWFGILVVVVTEIGLITPPIGMNVFVLNSCLPGVRMTTIFRGLMPFIAIDVLRLILLAAFPAISLYLIHASF, encoded by the coding sequence ATGTTCCTCGGATTGACAGCCCTTGCTTCCATCCTTCTGCTGGCCTTTCTACGGGTGCCATTGGGGATCGCGCTGCTGACGGTCAGCCTGATCGGCTTGTCCGCCCTGTACGGACCTGCGCTCGCCGGCAATATGCTGGCGATGACGATCTCTGAAAACGCGTTCTCCTACGATCTGGCCGTGCTGCCGATGTTCCTGCTGATGGGTAACTTACTGGCGGCGACCGGCATTTCCGGAGACCTGTTCCGCGCCGCCAACGCCTTTCTGGGCGCGCGCAAAGGCGGTCTGGCGCTCGCCACGATGGTCAGCTGCGCAGGCTTCGCCTCGGTCTGCGGATCAAGTTTTGCGACCGCTGCAACAATGGCCAAGGTCGCATATCCGTCGATGAAAGAATTCGGCTACGCTGATCGCCTATCGAGCGCGACGATTGCCGCGGGTGGCACGCTGGGCATCCTGATCCCGCCGTCAACGATTCTCATGCTCTATGGCATCCTGACGGAAACCAGCATCGGGGATCTCTTTATCGCGGGCGTATTGCCCGGCCTGCTCGGGCTGTTCTTGAACGCCGCTGTGGTCATGGTGATCTGTCATCTGCGGCCACAGGACGCGCCCCGCAGCCCCAGCGTCCCCTTCGACCAAAAGATGCGGTCCCTGCTCGGCGTCTGGCCGTTCTGCACCCTTTTTGCCCTGATCATAGGCGGCATCTACTTCCGTCTGTTCACCCCGACCGAGGCTGCAGGCCTCGGAGCTGGTTTCGCGATCCTTATCCCCTTGTTGCAGCGCCGTCTGAGCTTTGCGATCCTATCCAAGGCCTTCGCGGAAACCGTGACTACCTCGGTCATGCTCTATGTCGTGCTGTTCGGCGCGATGCTGCTGGCCAAGCTCATCTCTGTCTCCGGCATTGGCGAGGCGATCCAAGGTCTGCTCGTCGGCAGCGGGTTGAACAGCTATCAGACGCTGTTCTGCGTGCTGGCCGTGTTCCTGGTGCTGGGTTGCGTGATGGATTCGCTGGCGATCATCCTGATCTGCGTGCCGCTCTTTTCGCCGATTGTCCTGGCCTTCGACATGGATCTGGTGTGGTTTGGCATCCTGGTCGTGGTGGTGACAGAGATAGGGTTGATCACGCCGCCGATTGGCATGAATGTTTTCGTGCTGAACTCTTGCTTGCCGGGGGTGCGCATGACGACAATTTTCCGTGGTCTGATGCCCTTCATTGCTATCGACGTGCTGCGGTTGATCCTGTTGGCCGCCTTCCCGGCTATTTCACTTTACCTTATCCACGCCTCATTCTGA
- a CDS encoding TRAP transporter small permease produces the protein MTTPGLRILHGAITTSMMVALGAIVALTFVDVLARQILGRPVYGAHDITEHLMALIVFLGLPLITLAGGHLTVDLFDKYLLRRALWPWHLLVSLLIAAVLSFLGLLMWQAANDAAQFSEMSMELNVPRASFYRFFALSAFVSAAAAVIRGWIDRGQILQPQ, from the coding sequence ATGACAACGCCGGGCCTGCGCATACTGCACGGGGCGATAACAACGAGCATGATGGTGGCGCTAGGTGCCATCGTCGCCCTGACCTTTGTTGATGTGCTGGCCCGGCAAATCCTTGGGCGTCCCGTCTACGGCGCACACGACATCACCGAACACCTGATGGCGCTGATCGTGTTTCTGGGCCTGCCGCTTATCACGCTGGCCGGAGGCCACCTAACCGTTGATCTGTTCGACAAATATCTGCTGCGACGCGCCCTCTGGCCCTGGCACCTGCTCGTCTCTTTACTAATTGCGGCTGTTCTGAGCTTCCTCGGCCTCTTGATGTGGCAGGCCGCCAACGACGCGGCACAGTTCAGCGAGATGAGTATGGAACTGAATGTGCCGCGGGCCAGCTTTTATCGCTTTTTCGCTCTCTCCGCCTTCGTATCTGCCGCAGCCGCTGTCATCCGCGGCTGGATTGATCGCGGTCAAATATTGCAGCCCCAGTAG
- a CDS encoding sensor histidine kinase, translating to MDGREELRSAFAELLEDAPCGIVVTDPDGRLQYVNETLNRWLNLPAGTEERPQRLPELMTGPGKLFYETHLAPMMRLQGFAREISCSLEVTTGTPLPVLLSGVVRHDFEGNPVRFDYTIFDARERRLYEDELRAARREADELAAIVRTSPNGILRVEEDGVIKSWNAGAERLLGRTFEAVQGFPVQDQIRFEDHPDWFPRAVETCKSTPEAVFETVDSKGQSFEITVVPIEEREIGSKRNYSIVLRDITDRKKAELRLKVAMNEMKHRIKNTLAVVAGIARQTLPAEHLASFTGRLQAMSKAHDVLTSEGQKTADLMGLLALTAEEAGGAERFRITGIPAMLPSEQATSLSMALHELTTNALKYGALSEPGGYVEVACERLEQKDGLLRLVWQERNGPPVVAPTRRGFGSKMIDTVLKFDLGGEVEVDYRSDGLRCVITFGKEADG from the coding sequence ATGGACGGCAGAGAGGAGCTTCGGTCAGCCTTCGCGGAACTTTTGGAGGATGCGCCCTGCGGGATCGTCGTGACGGACCCGGATGGAAGGCTGCAGTATGTCAATGAAACTCTGAACCGCTGGTTGAACCTTCCGGCCGGGACCGAGGAGCGACCGCAACGGTTACCCGAACTCATGACCGGTCCAGGAAAACTATTCTACGAGACGCATTTGGCTCCGATGATGCGCCTGCAGGGGTTCGCCCGCGAGATTTCCTGTTCTCTGGAAGTGACGACCGGCACGCCCCTGCCTGTTCTGCTCAGCGGCGTTGTGCGACACGATTTCGAGGGAAACCCTGTCCGGTTCGATTATACTATTTTCGACGCTCGCGAACGCCGCCTGTACGAGGACGAGCTGCGGGCTGCGCGGCGCGAAGCAGATGAGCTTGCGGCCATCGTCCGTACCTCGCCGAATGGCATACTTCGTGTTGAAGAGGATGGTGTTATCAAAAGCTGGAATGCAGGTGCTGAGCGGCTTCTTGGGCGGACCTTCGAAGCTGTTCAGGGATTTCCTGTGCAGGACCAGATCCGGTTTGAGGATCATCCGGACTGGTTCCCGCGTGCAGTCGAAACCTGCAAGAGCACGCCCGAAGCTGTGTTTGAAACAGTAGACAGTAAGGGGCAGAGCTTTGAGATCACCGTGGTGCCGATCGAGGAACGCGAAATCGGGTCCAAAAGAAATTACTCAATCGTCCTGCGCGACATAACGGACCGCAAGAAGGCCGAGCTCCGTCTGAAGGTCGCGATGAACGAAATGAAGCATCGCATCAAGAACACCCTCGCCGTCGTTGCCGGGATCGCCAGGCAAACCCTTCCAGCCGAACACCTCGCGAGCTTTACCGGCCGTCTTCAGGCTATGTCAAAGGCGCATGATGTCCTGACAAGCGAAGGCCAGAAGACTGCGGATCTTATGGGGCTGCTCGCCCTGACAGCGGAAGAAGCCGGCGGGGCGGAACGCTTTCGTATCACAGGGATACCCGCGATGCTGCCATCTGAGCAGGCGACCAGCCTTTCAATGGCGCTGCACGAGCTCACGACCAACGCCCTTAAATATGGCGCGCTTTCAGAACCAGGAGGGTATGTCGAAGTCGCCTGCGAAAGGCTTGAACAGAAGGACGGTTTACTTCGGCTGGTCTGGCAGGAACGCAATGGTCCGCCTGTCGTTGCACCAACGCGCAGAGGGTTCGGCAGCAAGATGATTGACACTGTTTTGAAGTTTGATTTGGGCGGAGAGGTGGAAGTCGATTACCGGTCTGATGGGCTTCGGTGCGTGATCACCTTCGGGAAGGAGGCAGATGGATGA
- a CDS encoding amidohydrolase, giving the protein MTHTSSQERPDFDAMRDWRRHIHQNPELGFEEHLTSTYVAERLESFGLSVTRGLGGTGVVAQIAVGDPDKGPRLALRADMDALPMQEHTGLPYASRVAGKMHACGHDGHTAMLLGGADLIARRVRSGQIKGNGTVTFIFQPAEEVGGSDGGAQRMIAEGLFDKFPTDEVYGIHNGPTEEEGRMYFREGPFMCSSDKLEIVIRGASSHGATPHLAKDASLAMASTIMALHSVVSQNVPPLETAIFNVGQVSAGTVFNIIPSEARITACIRVFNPETATLVHRRIKEVVSAQAQAFGCTGEVIVDYGYPSVVNEAQTLAAAAATATRLFGTDRVVTDAARVTASEDFAFYLKHCSGSFFLIGNGDNGYRDGKPIGPCSVHSPYFDFNDNNLTVGAEFWAGLVEDKFQQGVTT; this is encoded by the coding sequence ATGACACATACATCCTCGCAGGAACGCCCCGACTTCGACGCCATGCGCGACTGGCGCAGGCACATTCACCAGAACCCCGAACTGGGGTTCGAAGAACATCTGACCAGTACCTATGTGGCGGAACGGCTGGAAAGCTTCGGCCTAAGCGTCACCCGGGGTCTTGGCGGTACCGGCGTCGTGGCGCAGATCGCCGTGGGCGACCCGGACAAGGGGCCGCGGCTGGCCTTGCGGGCCGATATGGACGCGCTGCCGATGCAGGAGCATACCGGGCTTCCATATGCCTCCAGGGTTGCGGGCAAGATGCACGCCTGTGGCCATGACGGCCATACTGCCATGCTGCTTGGAGGGGCGGACCTGATCGCGCGGCGTGTCCGGTCCGGCCAGATCAAGGGCAATGGCACCGTCACCTTCATCTTTCAGCCGGCCGAGGAAGTCGGCGGCAGCGACGGCGGCGCGCAGCGCATGATCGCCGAGGGGCTGTTCGACAAATTCCCCACCGACGAGGTCTATGGCATCCACAATGGCCCGACCGAGGAGGAAGGCCGGATGTATTTCCGCGAAGGCCCGTTCATGTGTTCCTCCGACAAACTGGAGATCGTGATCCGGGGCGCATCCAGCCACGGTGCCACGCCGCATCTGGCCAAAGACGCATCGCTCGCGATGGCGTCGACCATCATGGCACTGCATTCGGTCGTTTCGCAGAACGTTCCGCCACTGGAAACGGCGATCTTCAACGTTGGCCAGGTCAGCGCCGGAACCGTCTTCAACATCATTCCGTCAGAGGCGCGGATCACCGCTTGCATCCGTGTCTTCAACCCCGAGACCGCAACGCTGGTGCATCGCCGCATCAAGGAAGTGGTGTCCGCACAGGCGCAGGCCTTCGGCTGCACCGGCGAGGTGATCGTCGACTACGGCTACCCTTCAGTTGTCAACGAGGCCCAGACCCTGGCCGCTGCCGCCGCCACCGCCACACGCCTATTCGGGACGGATCGCGTCGTCACGGATGCCGCCCGCGTAACGGCAAGCGAAGACTTTGCTTTCTACCTCAAGCACTGCTCCGGCAGCTTCTTTTTGATCGGCAACGGTGACAACGGCTACCGCGACGGCAAGCCCATCGGGCCCTGTTCTGTGCACAGCCCTTACTTCGACTTCAACGACAACAACTTGACCGTCGGGGCCGAGTTCTGGGCCGGGCTGGTAGAGGATAAATTCCAGCAAGGAGTAACAACATGA